A genomic region of bacterium contains the following coding sequences:
- a CDS encoding AAA family ATPase has protein sequence MQKNLAEPLFPERAIGYAIGRRILLQNMHKDIDLPTCFIGPPGVGKTALVEDVCRELKANLCVIPLSCYDASELKGIPRVIALEELRKVHPDRIKDNTSGLVTYYAHNFEFPATDDPELWVFFFDEFNTVPPSTQVPIFQATQKRCITGSYNFPKQNRIVLAGNRPKDSEAVHPIPSPIISRVNLHELTFNHLEWLNWGSHINPGIRGFIASNPDRLCYFTKEMVEAVQPYATPRTWDYANDILKGYTETQLARMEPKSELWSQLLHHLSGTIGYENATFRDGTQRTLLHYLQEAAQEELQEAGPVIGKVRSWVQVFEARPEKPRLLMILKHLPELEPAQAAVFLKRLTAKASDLVAQALKEQPALARNITGVPGLKETLVQLK, from the coding sequence ATGCAAAAGAACCTGGCAGAACCTTTGTTCCCGGAGCGGGCGATCGGCTACGCAATTGGCCGGCGCATTCTGCTTCAGAATATGCACAAGGACATCGATCTGCCGACCTGCTTCATCGGACCGCCGGGAGTCGGCAAAACGGCCCTGGTCGAGGACGTCTGTCGGGAATTGAAAGCCAACCTGTGCGTGATTCCGCTGTCGTGCTACGATGCGAGTGAACTCAAAGGGATCCCGCGCGTCATTGCTCTGGAGGAATTGAGAAAGGTTCACCCGGATCGGATCAAGGACAACACCAGCGGGCTCGTCACCTACTACGCGCACAACTTTGAATTTCCCGCTACCGACGATCCCGAGCTGTGGGTGTTTTTCTTCGACGAGTTCAACACGGTGCCGCCCAGCACCCAGGTGCCGATCTTTCAGGCGACTCAAAAACGATGCATCACCGGCAGCTACAATTTTCCGAAACAAAATCGCATCGTGCTCGCTGGAAACCGGCCGAAGGATTCCGAGGCCGTTCACCCCATTCCCAGCCCCATCATCTCCCGGGTTAACCTGCATGAACTCACCTTCAATCATCTCGAGTGGCTGAATTGGGGCAGCCACATCAATCCCGGTATCCGGGGTTTCATCGCCAGCAACCCGGATCGGTTGTGTTATTTCACCAAAGAAATGGTTGAAGCCGTTCAGCCTTACGCGACGCCGCGCACGTGGGATTATGCCAATGACATCTTGAAGGGATACACCGAGACACAACTCGCGCGCATGGAACCCAAGAGCGAGTTGTGGAGCCAACTGCTCCATCACTTGTCGGGCACCATTGGCTACGAGAATGCCACCTTTCGCGACGGCACCCAGCGCACCTTGTTGCATTACCTGCAAGAAGCGGCGCAAGAAGAGTTGCAGGAAGCTGGGCCTGTCATCGGAAAGGTCCGCAGCTGGGTGCAGGTCTTCGAAGCTCGTCCAGAAAAGCCGAGGCTATTGATGATTCTCAAGCATCTGCCGGAATTGGAGCCGGCGCAGGCAGCCGTCTTCCTGAAGCGCCTGACTGCAAAAGCCTCCGATCTGGTGGCGCAAGCGCTCAAAGAACAACCCGCGCTGGCCAGGAACATCACCGGTGTTCCCGGTCTGAAGGAAACGCTCGTCCAACTCAAATAG
- the dnaN gene encoding DNA polymerase III subunit beta — protein sequence MKFNTVAKEFQKALEVVEGIIPARTPLPAATHVLIELKSGVLTLTGTDASNQVQCSFPAEGEEGVALVPARKLLAFAKTLQGRELHAQSTSGKHFNFTTENIELALPELPPNDFPNVPAPTGNSFKVDQATLCMALRRTVFAAAVDDERHVLCGCYLHFPDGQGRVVATDSRRLALVEFTPTTPPSDPNLQCIIPSAIAKLLASHLTWKSEVTCTVGERQVSFDFETVTNGRYRLIFSQVEGSYPNYHKFIRPLQRENSISREALLQALKRASAAVEEKEGTVDLHFEGRRLVIQAQTTCKFHESLEMDYQGETCTTVFAPRYIAEALEASTDAQVRFDLQGPQSPLVFQGHNCMYLAMPRRLH from the coding sequence ATGAAGTTCAACACGGTCGCCAAAGAATTCCAGAAAGCGCTGGAGGTTGTCGAAGGCATCATCCCGGCCCGCACCCCTTTGCCTGCGGCGACACACGTGCTCATCGAACTCAAGAGTGGGGTGCTCACGCTCACCGGCACTGACGCCAGCAATCAGGTGCAATGTTCCTTTCCTGCCGAAGGCGAGGAGGGAGTGGCGCTCGTGCCAGCGCGCAAGCTGCTCGCATTTGCCAAGACGCTTCAGGGCCGGGAACTTCACGCCCAATCCACTTCGGGCAAGCATTTCAACTTCACGACGGAAAACATCGAGCTGGCTCTGCCCGAGCTGCCACCAAACGATTTTCCAAATGTGCCCGCGCCCACCGGGAACTCGTTCAAGGTGGATCAAGCCACTCTGTGCATGGCGTTGCGCCGAACCGTCTTCGCCGCCGCCGTGGACGACGAACGACATGTCTTGTGCGGCTGTTACCTGCACTTTCCGGACGGACAGGGACGCGTCGTGGCCACCGACAGCCGACGCCTGGCGCTGGTGGAATTCACGCCGACCACACCACCCTCCGACCCGAACTTGCAATGCATCATCCCCAGCGCCATCGCCAAGTTGCTCGCCTCGCATTTGACCTGGAAGAGCGAAGTCACTTGCACGGTAGGAGAGCGCCAGGTCAGCTTTGACTTTGAAACGGTCACCAACGGGCGCTACCGGCTCATCTTTTCGCAGGTCGAAGGGAGCTACCCCAACTACCACAAATTCATCCGGCCGCTGCAGCGGGAAAACAGCATCTCGCGGGAGGCGTTGTTGCAGGCATTGAAGCGCGCCAGCGCCGCAGTGGAGGAAAAGGAGGGCACGGTCGATCTGCATTTTGAGGGGCGCCGGCTGGTGATCCAGGCCCAGACCACCTGCAAGTTTCACGAGTCGCTGGAGATGGACTATCAGGGGGAAACCTGCACGACCGTATTCGCACCGCGCTACATCGCCGAAGCGCTCGAGGCGAGCACCGACGCCCAGGTAAGATTCGATCTCCAAGGGCCGCAATCACCGTTGGTGTTTCAAGGCCACAACTGCATGTATCTGGCCATGCCACGCCGCCTGCACTGA